The Candidatus Hydrogenedentota bacterium DNA window GGTGCGCGACGCGCTCCAAAGCGCAAACGTGAATATTATCGAAACCACAGAGCCCCGAGAAATCTTTAACAACCTGTGGGTAACCGGTGCTATTCCGCGCGTCCATCCTTTAGAAGATACAGGCGGCGCGTTTTTCCTCGATAAGGACTGCAGCCAAACAGACCGCATCGAAGATGATCAGGCGATCTGGATCCACAGCAGCAAAGGAATCGTCGTGCTCTTCGGCTGTGCACATGCAGGTGTCATCAACACCCTCGACTATATCGCCGACCTCACCCAAGAACGCTCCTTTCATGCCGTCATCGGCGGCATGCACCTGCATCAGGCACGAGAAGAACGAATTGACCAAACATCGGCAGCATTAAAAGCCTATGGTGTTGAGGTGGCGGCGCCCTGTCACTGTACCGGTGCGGAAGCCATCGCACGCTTGCGCGACAAACTGGGGGACGTCATCCAACCTTGTGCCGCCGGCTCCGTCTTTACCTTCCCCGCCTTGATCTAAGTCGGGCTGCGAATACCTCACCCTGTCCATACTCACAACAGGGGCGACAAAAGACGACAAAAGTTTTCCACCCACGCCCGACTCCGGCTCACCATATCAGGCCGGATATAATGGGCGGAACGCTGCAAGGAACGTATGTATCCCTCGATTTTTTGAATGTCTGTATCCGTGTAATGGAATAAAGCAATTTCAAAATTCAGATAGATACTGCGCATGTCCAGATTCGCCGAACCCGTAATGGCAAGGGTGTCGTCAAAGAGCATCACTTTGGCATGAACCATAGTCCGTGGCGCGGAATACAGGGTCGCCCCCGCAGCGGCGAGCTTCCGCAGCGCAGGACCCCGCGCCCAATCCACGATGCGATGATCGGAACGCATCGGCACGAGTACCGACACATTACAGCCAGACCGCGCCTTCAGCGCCAAGGCCTTC harbors:
- a CDS encoding MBL fold metallo-hydrolase, which gives rise to MMTPYKRAGISVTINPDDKSADQNLTITVVVDNETLLPELHTEHGLALCVKTPQGSLLMDTGQGAVLPHNAAALVLDPKELTTVVISHGHYDHTGGLVHIVDAALQPIDLYAHPAAFQSHWKQNAEPPHKDIGMPTAVRDALQSANVNIIETTEPREIFNNLWVTGAIPRVHPLEDTGGAFFLDKDCSQTDRIEDDQAIWIHSSKGIVVLFGCAHAGVINTLDYIADLTQERSFHAVIGGMHLHQAREERIDQTSAALKAYGVEVAAPCHCTGAEAIARLRDKLGDVIQPCAAGSVFTFPALI